The following are encoded together in the Kribbella sp. CA-293567 genome:
- a CDS encoding molybdenum cofactor biosynthesis protein MoaE translates to MTEAIRLLDIRDTALSSDEVLAAVADPGAGGTTLFVGTVRNHDHDRPVDELRYEAHPEALKHLRVVAERICAQHPAVTALAAVHRTGPLAIGDAAVIVAVAAAHRDLAFAASRQLIDDLKAEVPIWKHQHFSDGASEWVGAC, encoded by the coding sequence ATGACCGAGGCGATCAGGCTGCTCGACATCCGCGACACGGCGCTGTCCAGCGACGAGGTGCTGGCCGCGGTCGCCGACCCCGGCGCCGGCGGGACGACGCTGTTCGTCGGCACCGTCCGCAACCACGATCACGACCGCCCGGTCGACGAGCTGCGCTACGAGGCGCACCCCGAGGCGCTCAAGCACCTCCGGGTCGTGGCCGAGCGGATCTGCGCGCAACACCCGGCCGTGACCGCTCTGGCGGCCGTCCACCGCACCGGCCCGCTGGCGATCGGCGACGCCGCCGTGATCGTCGCGGTGGCCGCCGCGCACCGCGATCTCGCCTTCGCCGCCAGCCGTCAGCTGATCGACGACCTCAAGGCGGAGGTTCCGATTTGGAAACACCAGCACTTCAGCGACGGTGCGAGCGAGTGGGTCGGCGCTTGCTGA
- a CDS encoding YlbL family protein, giving the protein MTRRTATLVTSIVVLVITLGLVTVFPVPFVSFSPGPVKNTLGESKGKPVIEITGHATFPTTGQLDLTTVSVTSPDRELTLPQAMRNWLDPHHDLFPRDIIYPPEQSADEVEQQNTAEMTGSQDSAVAAALQEAKVPYKPKVSTVSKGSPADGKLKPGDIVLEIDGVVPSQVPQVGELVRKHKVGENVSFLITRGGKQQTVVLKTAATPGEETRPMVGISIGVDSPVKVTVNLGQDIGGPSAGTAFALAIYDKLTDGDLLAGKHVAGTGSIDALGQVGAIGGIQQKIAGAKDDGATVFLVPGPNCEAALHAGVDGIRLVKITTLHEAVEALKALASGTGDVPACTK; this is encoded by the coding sequence GTGACACGTCGTACCGCCACGCTGGTCACCTCGATCGTCGTGCTCGTCATCACGCTCGGACTGGTCACCGTCTTCCCGGTGCCGTTCGTCTCGTTCAGCCCGGGGCCGGTGAAGAACACCCTCGGTGAGTCCAAGGGCAAGCCGGTGATCGAGATCACCGGCCACGCGACCTTCCCGACCACCGGTCAGCTCGACCTGACCACCGTCTCGGTCACCTCGCCCGACCGTGAGCTGACCCTGCCGCAGGCGATGCGCAACTGGCTGGACCCGCACCACGACCTGTTCCCGCGCGACATCATCTATCCGCCGGAGCAGAGCGCCGACGAGGTCGAGCAGCAGAACACCGCGGAGATGACCGGCTCGCAGGACAGTGCCGTCGCGGCCGCCCTGCAAGAGGCCAAGGTGCCGTACAAGCCGAAGGTCTCGACGGTCTCCAAGGGCAGCCCGGCCGACGGCAAGCTCAAGCCCGGCGACATCGTGCTCGAGATCGACGGGGTGGTGCCGAGCCAGGTCCCGCAGGTCGGCGAGCTGGTCCGCAAGCACAAGGTCGGCGAGAACGTCAGCTTCCTGATCACCCGCGGCGGCAAGCAGCAGACCGTCGTCCTGAAGACCGCCGCGACCCCTGGCGAGGAGACCCGACCGATGGTCGGCATCTCGATCGGTGTCGACTCGCCGGTCAAGGTCACCGTGAACCTCGGGCAGGACATCGGCGGTCCGAGTGCCGGTACGGCGTTCGCGCTGGCCATCTACGACAAGCTGACCGACGGCGACCTGCTGGCCGGCAAGCACGTCGCCGGGACCGGAAGCATCGACGCGCTCGGCCAGGTCGGCGCGATCGGCGGGATCCAGCAGAAGATCGCCGGCGCCAAGGACGACGGCGCCACCGTCTTCCTGGTCCCCGGACCGAACTGTGAAGCCGCCCTGCACGCCGGGGTGGACGGTATCCGCCTGGTGAAGATCACCACCCTGCACGAGGCGGTCGAGGCATTGAAAGCACTGGCCAGTGGAACTGGAGACGTCCCGGCATGCACGAAGTAG
- a CDS encoding PPA1309 family protein, which translates to MHEVGPDNKYSDALGQAVIEIERHVSSAGWDQPAQLFALVPTEDLLAAEPQLAAELGADDASQPLTPVAQGELPGGMDDEHLAEALARIEWPDGVSGCAVAVERVVLPASAESGADTDAELAQLAGSDPRRHEVRMVAAVLRDGDRFGAVRLRTHDEDSAVLTGVDLVPTLCQVLSLTFEPSTAVGPGSVLGGTSDNEEKLP; encoded by the coding sequence ATGCACGAAGTAGGACCTGACAACAAGTACTCCGACGCGCTCGGCCAGGCGGTGATCGAGATCGAGCGGCACGTCAGCAGCGCCGGCTGGGACCAGCCCGCGCAGTTGTTCGCGCTGGTTCCGACCGAGGACCTGCTGGCCGCCGAGCCGCAACTGGCGGCTGAGCTGGGCGCCGATGACGCCTCCCAGCCGCTCACCCCGGTGGCCCAGGGCGAGCTGCCCGGCGGCATGGACGACGAACACCTGGCCGAGGCGCTGGCCCGGATCGAGTGGCCCGACGGAGTGAGCGGTTGCGCCGTCGCGGTCGAGCGCGTCGTGCTGCCGGCCTCGGCCGAGAGCGGCGCCGACACCGATGCCGAGCTCGCCCAGCTGGCCGGCAGCGACCCGCGCCGACACGAAGTACGGATGGTGGCCGCCGTCCTGCGCGACGGCGACCGCTTCGGTGCCGTCCGGTTGCGAACCCACGACGAGGACAGCGCCGTACTGACCGGCGTCGACTTGGTCCCTACGCTCTGCCAAGTACTGTCATTGACATTCGAGCCCTCGACCGCGGTCGGTCCGGGTTCCGTGTTGGGCGGTACCAGTGACAACGAGGAGAAGCTGCCATGA
- a CDS encoding UPF0182 family membrane protein, with protein MSDGVYDMPEEPRRSRRTPGQRPRALLPTIATLVVLLILFSVFTDVWTQRLWYRSVDLGSVFSTVLGTRVLLFVVVGLLMAAAVVANVIIAYRTRPRVALAPSPSPGFERYGDLLQQRGKIAIGALAALMLVFGGSAASGEWKVFLAWRNRTPFGIPDKHFNMDIAFFVFDYPWLRVLLGFGYSIVLLSLVAAIITHYLYGGFRPSAKGQKASGAAQVQFSVLLGLLVLLKAFSYWLDRYGLATSDSRLFTGISYTGDNAVLPSKEILAVIAVICAGLFFANVVRKTWLLPGVGTVVLVLSAILLGALWPAALQQLRVRPSEPVKEAAYITKNIEATRQAYGLEKTKIINYEAKTQASPDQLVADAGVLPGIRLIDPSVVGPTFEQLQQVRGFYSFPTDLDVDRYKIGNETRDTVIAVREVEIDRLPAGQRNWNNDHTVYTHGYGVVAANGNQRASDGTPVWSEKDLPPVGDLGDYEPRIYFGEQSPDYSIVGGPKDGAPVELDTPEGQDGGPPTLNTYAGKGGVPIGSFGNRLLYATKFRDANLLLSSRVNNDSKILYDRNPRERVEKAAPWLTPDGDPYPAIVDGQVVWIVDGYTTSANFPYSQKVALDDSTRDTTTGRGTVAQQPSEEINYIRNSVKAIVNAFDGSVELYAWDESDPLLKTWMKAFPDTVKPRSEISPALMSHLRYPEDMFKVQRDLLAKYHVTDSTTWYQNSDLWRVPSDPTVAAGSGGDSQTPDQPPFYLSLRMPDQKEPTFSLTSVYVPNAQRENLTGYLAVDAEASSPDYGQIRILKLPGNVQIPGPGQVSNKFQTDESIRQALLPINQPSSGARAQFGNLLTLPLGGGLLYVQPVYSVRTSGPGSYPVLRYVLVGFGDRVAYGTTLKEALEKVFNTNVETGEKPPVGTPTTPPANQTVKQALAEAQTAYAAAQAALTKGNLAEYQAQVTKMKAAIDRAVSAGAAPTTPPATPPSVTPTPTSPPSSPTG; from the coding sequence ATGAGTGACGGCGTCTACGACATGCCGGAGGAGCCGAGGCGGTCGAGGCGTACGCCCGGCCAGCGCCCGCGGGCCCTGCTACCAACGATCGCCACCCTGGTCGTGCTGCTCATCCTGTTCAGCGTCTTCACCGACGTCTGGACCCAGCGGCTGTGGTACCGGTCGGTCGATCTCGGCTCGGTGTTCAGCACGGTGCTCGGCACCCGGGTGCTGCTGTTCGTCGTGGTCGGCCTGCTGATGGCGGCCGCGGTGGTGGCGAACGTGATCATCGCCTACCGGACCCGTCCGCGGGTCGCCCTGGCACCGTCGCCCAGCCCGGGCTTCGAGCGGTACGGCGATCTGCTGCAGCAACGCGGCAAGATCGCGATCGGCGCTCTGGCGGCCCTGATGCTCGTCTTCGGTGGCTCTGCCGCGTCGGGGGAGTGGAAGGTCTTCCTGGCCTGGCGTAACCGAACCCCGTTCGGCATCCCGGACAAGCACTTCAACATGGACATCGCGTTCTTCGTCTTCGACTACCCGTGGCTGCGCGTCCTGCTCGGCTTCGGCTACTCGATCGTGCTGCTGTCCCTGGTCGCGGCCATCATCACCCACTACCTGTACGGCGGCTTCCGCCCGTCGGCGAAGGGCCAGAAGGCCTCCGGCGCCGCGCAGGTGCAGTTCTCGGTGCTGCTCGGCCTGCTGGTGCTGCTCAAGGCGTTCAGCTACTGGCTCGACCGCTACGGTCTGGCGACCTCCGACAGCAGGCTCTTCACCGGTATCTCCTACACGGGAGACAACGCGGTGCTGCCCAGCAAGGAGATCCTGGCCGTCATCGCGGTGATCTGCGCCGGCCTCTTCTTCGCCAACGTCGTCCGTAAGACCTGGCTGCTGCCGGGCGTCGGCACCGTCGTGCTGGTCCTGTCGGCGATCCTGCTCGGCGCGCTCTGGCCGGCTGCTCTCCAGCAGCTGCGGGTCCGCCCGAGCGAGCCGGTGAAGGAAGCGGCGTACATCACCAAGAACATCGAGGCGACCCGTCAGGCCTACGGTCTGGAGAAGACCAAGATCATCAACTACGAGGCCAAGACGCAGGCCTCGCCGGACCAGCTGGTGGCGGACGCGGGCGTGCTGCCGGGAATCCGGCTGATCGACCCGAGCGTGGTCGGACCGACCTTCGAGCAGCTGCAGCAGGTCCGTGGCTTCTACTCGTTCCCGACCGACCTCGACGTCGACCGGTACAAGATCGGCAACGAGACCCGCGACACCGTGATCGCGGTCCGCGAGGTCGAGATCGACCGGCTGCCGGCCGGGCAGCGCAACTGGAACAACGACCACACGGTCTACACCCACGGCTACGGCGTGGTCGCCGCCAACGGCAACCAGCGTGCTTCCGACGGTACGCCGGTGTGGTCCGAGAAGGACCTGCCGCCGGTCGGGGACCTGGGGGACTACGAACCACGGATCTACTTCGGTGAGCAGTCGCCGGACTACTCGATCGTCGGCGGCCCGAAGGACGGCGCTCCGGTCGAGCTGGACACGCCGGAGGGCCAGGACGGCGGCCCGCCCACGCTGAACACCTACGCGGGCAAGGGCGGCGTACCGATCGGTTCGTTCGGCAACAGGTTGCTCTACGCCACCAAGTTCCGCGACGCCAACCTGCTGCTGTCCAGCCGGGTCAACAACGACTCGAAGATCCTCTACGACCGCAACCCGCGCGAGCGGGTCGAGAAGGCCGCGCCGTGGCTGACCCCGGACGGCGACCCGTACCCGGCCATCGTCGACGGCCAGGTGGTCTGGATCGTCGACGGGTACACCACCTCGGCGAACTTCCCGTACTCGCAGAAGGTCGCGCTCGACGACAGCACCCGCGACACGACCACTGGCCGTGGCACGGTCGCGCAGCAGCCGAGCGAGGAGATCAACTACATCCGCAACTCGGTCAAGGCCATCGTGAACGCCTTCGACGGTTCGGTGGAGCTGTACGCGTGGGACGAGAGCGACCCGTTGCTGAAGACCTGGATGAAGGCCTTCCCGGACACGGTCAAGCCGCGCTCGGAGATCTCGCCCGCACTGATGTCGCACCTGCGCTACCCCGAGGACATGTTCAAGGTGCAGCGCGACCTGCTGGCGAAGTACCACGTGACCGACTCGACCACCTGGTACCAGAACAGCGACCTGTGGCGGGTGCCGTCCGACCCGACCGTCGCCGCGGGCAGCGGTGGGGACTCGCAGACGCCGGACCAGCCGCCGTTCTACCTGTCGCTGCGGATGCCGGACCAGAAGGAACCGACCTTCTCGCTGACCTCGGTCTACGTGCCGAACGCGCAGCGGGAGAACCTGACCGGCTACCTGGCCGTCGACGCGGAGGCTTCTTCGCCGGACTACGGGCAGATCCGGATCCTCAAGTTGCCGGGCAACGTGCAGATCCCAGGTCCGGGGCAGGTCTCGAACAAGTTCCAGACCGACGAGAGCATCCGGCAGGCGTTGCTGCCGATCAACCAACCGTCCAGCGGCGCCAGAGCCCAGTTCGGCAACTTGCTGACGCTGCCACTGGGAGGCGGTCTGCTCTATGTGCAGCCGGTCTACTCGGTGCGGACGAGCGGTCCCGGTAGCTATCCGGTACTGCGGTACGTTCTGGTCGGCTTCGGTGACCGGGTCGCCTACGGCACGACGCTGAAGGAGGCGTTGGAGAAGGTCTTCAACACGAACGTGGAGACGGGTGAGAAGCCGCCGGTGGGCACGCCGACCACCCCGCCGGCCAATCAGACGGTCAAGCAGGCGCTGGCAGAGGCGCAGACTGCCTACGCGGCAGCCCAAGCGGCCCTCACCAAGGGCAACCTGGCGGAGTATCAGGCACAGGTGACCAAGATGAAGGCAGCCATCGACCGAGCGGTGAGTGCAGGCGCAGCGCCCACCACTCCGCCGGCGACACCGCCGTCCGTCACTCCGACCCCCACCAGCCCACCGAGCTCCCCGACGGGCTGA
- a CDS encoding GNAT family N-acetyltransferase, whose amino-acid sequence MSDGVLRPFGTADLVGAARLLAERQMGHRRRHPLLPAEYEDPQIALAEVTAAWETEGASGAALLEGGELVGYLLGAPKASAAWGDNVWVERAGQAVREPEKIRDLYAVAATKWVADGQIAQYVMVPDDAELLDAWFRLGFGAQHAHAVRSAPAAPLPQRPGLTVRRARRDDIQALAELELVLPTHQGLAPTFSSGETLTLEEAFADWQESIDDPEYANFVAERNGKLIGSSVGCSVEKSSAHGGLARPGNAGLLAYAAVFPEARGAGAGRALGEAVLNWAAECGYTSVVTDWRVTNLLSSRAWPRLGFEQTFHRLHRLIGY is encoded by the coding sequence ATGAGTGATGGGGTGTTGCGGCCATTCGGGACGGCTGATCTGGTGGGTGCTGCGCGGTTGCTGGCCGAGCGGCAGATGGGGCATCGGCGGAGGCATCCGTTGTTGCCGGCTGAGTATGAGGACCCGCAGATCGCGCTGGCGGAGGTGACGGCTGCCTGGGAGACCGAGGGTGCGTCGGGGGCTGCGCTCCTGGAGGGCGGGGAGCTCGTCGGATATTTGCTAGGAGCCCCTAAAGCATCCGCGGCGTGGGGAGACAACGTCTGGGTCGAGCGGGCGGGACAGGCCGTGCGGGAGCCGGAGAAGATCCGGGACCTGTACGCGGTCGCGGCGACCAAGTGGGTGGCGGACGGGCAGATCGCGCAGTACGTGATGGTGCCGGATGATGCGGAACTGCTGGACGCCTGGTTCCGGTTGGGGTTCGGCGCGCAGCATGCTCACGCCGTACGGTCGGCGCCGGCCGCACCGCTCCCCCAGCGACCAGGATTGACGGTACGACGTGCGCGGCGCGATGACATTCAGGCGCTGGCCGAATTGGAGCTGGTACTGCCGACGCATCAGGGGCTGGCGCCGACCTTCAGTTCCGGCGAGACGCTGACGCTCGAAGAAGCATTCGCGGACTGGCAGGAATCGATCGACGATCCGGAGTACGCCAATTTTGTTGCTGAGCGCAACGGAAAGCTGATCGGATCGTCGGTCGGGTGCTCGGTGGAGAAATCCAGTGCGCACGGCGGGCTGGCGCGGCCCGGCAATGCCGGCCTTCTTGCTTATGCGGCAGTGTTTCCCGAGGCGCGCGGAGCCGGGGCAGGGCGAGCGTTGGGCGAGGCCGTGCTGAACTGGGCAGCCGAATGCGGATACACCTCCGTGGTGACGGACTGGCGAGTGACGAACCTGCTGTCGTCCAGGGCCTGGCCGCGGCTCGGCTTCGAGCAGACATTCCATCGTTTGCATCGCCTGATCGGGTATTGA
- a CDS encoding MFS transporter, whose protein sequence is MKPPEADVRPNGRLLLTVLLLGSTLTVMAGAILTPILDLVRRDLDLSETQTGLVLTMHAASLAAVSPFIGRTIDRFGVRGTLSAGLILYGAAGGAGLVTSGYPALLASRLIFGIGAAAVFTGTTLLLLESFDGTARDRAMGWRSSAISLGGLIWPIAGGAVGTISWHAPFAIYLVGVPLGILALTALPNQNRRRPTSRPARGSLVKFILGQPVLILYYLLQLASSFLLYAILIFLPLRLGEVGVTKPLLVALCTAILSAAMTAVGLSFASLRKALRDLTLLRIAFISWVSALAALSIAQEPVLMIAAVAVFGLGMGIVVPTLTLVIGEAAPTALRGRATAVLATITFGGQVTVPLLLGPLAAAASTRIAFIAAAVLAAVFLLILTLTTDRRKAGTLPDQLSSKVRE, encoded by the coding sequence ATGAAGCCGCCGGAGGCTGACGTTCGCCCGAACGGGCGCCTGCTACTCACCGTTCTGCTGCTCGGCTCCACGCTGACCGTGATGGCCGGCGCGATCTTGACTCCGATCCTCGACCTGGTCCGTCGGGACCTGGACCTGTCGGAAACGCAGACCGGTCTGGTGCTGACCATGCATGCGGCATCGTTGGCCGCCGTCAGCCCCTTCATCGGCCGCACCATCGACCGCTTCGGTGTGCGAGGCACGCTGTCCGCCGGCCTGATCCTGTACGGCGCCGCCGGTGGAGCCGGCCTGGTGACCAGCGGCTACCCGGCTCTGCTGGCCAGCCGCCTGATCTTCGGCATCGGCGCCGCCGCAGTCTTCACCGGCACCACCTTGCTCCTGCTGGAATCCTTCGACGGCACCGCCCGCGATCGCGCGATGGGGTGGAGGTCATCGGCCATCAGTCTCGGTGGCCTGATCTGGCCGATAGCCGGCGGTGCCGTCGGCACCATCTCCTGGCATGCACCCTTCGCGATCTACCTCGTCGGCGTACCGCTCGGCATCCTCGCCCTGACGGCGTTGCCGAATCAGAACAGACGGCGACCTACCAGTCGTCCCGCTCGAGGCTCTCTCGTGAAGTTCATCCTCGGCCAGCCGGTGCTGATCCTCTACTACCTGCTGCAGCTAGCGAGCTCGTTCCTGCTCTACGCCATCCTGATCTTCCTACCACTGCGTCTCGGCGAAGTGGGCGTGACGAAGCCACTACTGGTTGCGCTCTGCACGGCGATCCTGTCCGCAGCCATGACCGCCGTCGGCCTCTCGTTCGCCTCTTTGCGGAAAGCCCTGCGCGACCTCACCCTGCTCCGCATCGCCTTCATCAGCTGGGTATCAGCCCTTGCGGCCCTCAGCATCGCCCAAGAGCCGGTGCTGATGATCGCGGCGGTCGCCGTCTTCGGCCTGGGGATGGGAATCGTCGTCCCGACTCTGACTCTTGTCATCGGCGAGGCTGCCCCCACGGCACTTCGGGGCCGGGCAACCGCCGTACTCGCCACCATCACGTTTGGTGGGCAAGTAACGGTCCCTCTGTTGCTCGGACCTCTCGCCGCGGCAGCCTCGACCCGAATCGCCTTCATCGCCGCTGCGGTTCTGGCAGCCGTGTTCCTCCTGATCCTCACCCTGACGACTGACCGCCGGAAGGCCGGCACTCTCCCTGATCAGCTCAGTTCCAAGGTGCGTGAATGA
- a CDS encoding pyridoxamine 5'-phosphate oxidase family protein, with protein MINTVEGYRKLRNIEKDPRVSVSVADPDDTSRYHSVRGRVAGITTDGGAEGIEKLAQKYTGSEYSWHGGRDEVRVVLTIEVEKVIHAPWN; from the coding sequence GTGATCAACACGGTTGAGGGTTACCGCAAGCTGCGCAACATCGAGAAGGACCCGCGGGTTTCGGTCAGCGTCGCCGATCCTGACGACACCTCGCGGTACCACTCGGTGCGCGGACGGGTGGCCGGGATCACGACCGACGGTGGCGCGGAGGGGATCGAGAAGCTGGCGCAGAAGTACACCGGCAGTGAGTATTCGTGGCACGGCGGACGCGACGAGGTGCGGGTCGTGCTGACGATCGAGGTCGAGAAGGTCATTCACGCACCTTGGAACTGA
- a CDS encoding YggT family protein — protein MSLLGALVGYALTAFILVLIARMLLDWAAVAGRGPVWVAKARAVTHKLTEPVLEPVRRRVPPLRAGGLAFDLAFTLVFFAALILRSIAFSL, from the coding sequence ATGAGCCTGCTGGGTGCACTGGTCGGGTACGCCTTGACGGCGTTCATCTTGGTGTTGATCGCGCGGATGCTGCTGGACTGGGCCGCTGTGGCCGGGCGAGGTCCTGTCTGGGTGGCGAAGGCGCGGGCGGTGACCCACAAGCTGACCGAGCCGGTGCTCGAACCGGTACGTCGTCGCGTGCCGCCGTTGCGGGCTGGCGGACTCGCCTTCGATCTGGCGTTCACGCTGGTCTTCTTCGCGGCGCTGATTCTCCGATCCATCGCGTTCAGCCTGTAG
- a CDS encoding VOC family protein, with the protein MNDFIGPVPLPALDAVAPDIYRGYYGMPMFVIVPTRDLEASKDFWIRGLGFIDLFSVPGQLVHLRRWAFQDVLLVPADEVAETASSSVSFACVVSQIDEVVRRCEELMPGSTTEPRVMPWNSLELTVTTPENTRVVMTAARPLDPDSAEAANLRAMGIEVPQ; encoded by the coding sequence ATGAACGATTTCATCGGACCAGTACCGCTGCCGGCCCTCGACGCGGTGGCGCCCGACATCTATCGCGGGTACTACGGAATGCCGATGTTCGTGATCGTGCCGACTCGCGATCTCGAGGCATCGAAGGACTTCTGGATCAGGGGACTCGGGTTCATCGACCTCTTCTCCGTGCCCGGCCAGTTGGTTCACCTGCGGCGCTGGGCTTTCCAGGACGTGCTGCTTGTACCGGCTGACGAGGTTGCCGAGACGGCGTCGTCGAGCGTCAGTTTCGCCTGTGTGGTCAGCCAGATAGATGAAGTGGTGAGGCGCTGCGAAGAGCTGATGCCAGGCTCGACCACCGAGCCTCGGGTGATGCCATGGAACTCGCTGGAATTGACGGTCACCACGCCGGAGAACACCCGAGTGGTGATGACAGCGGCCCGACCGCTCGACCCGGACAGCGCCGAGGCGGCCAACTTGCGGGCCATGGGCATCGAAGTACCGCAGTGA
- a CDS encoding MerR family transcriptional regulator translates to MSEDLTVGRTADLVGVSVRTLHHWDAIGLARPSGRTWSGYRVYSDEDVGRLHRVLVYRELGFPLAEIGKLLDDPEVDARSHLRRQRSELVDRIDRLQTMVSSVDRMLEATRTGIQLSPAQQVEIFGAGWRPEWIDEAESRWGDTPHWAQYAERTATLTPDDWNQIATTTKQLDDDLTAALRSGLAANSSEANALAERHRALLTTYFDCTHSMHVCIARSYTDDPRYVEHYDKIAPGLSTWLRDSIFSNAATHGIDPTSAVWE, encoded by the coding sequence GTGAGCGAGGATCTGACCGTCGGGCGAACCGCCGATCTCGTCGGTGTCAGCGTCCGGACGCTGCACCATTGGGACGCGATCGGTCTGGCCCGCCCGAGCGGCCGCACCTGGTCGGGCTACCGCGTGTACTCCGACGAGGATGTCGGGCGTCTCCACCGAGTGCTCGTCTACCGTGAACTCGGCTTCCCGTTGGCGGAGATCGGCAAGCTCCTCGACGACCCCGAAGTGGATGCCCGCAGTCATCTGCGCCGTCAGCGTTCGGAGCTGGTGGACCGGATAGATCGCTTGCAGACAATGGTTTCGTCGGTCGATCGGATGCTGGAAGCAACCAGAACCGGCATCCAGCTCAGCCCTGCCCAACAGGTCGAGATCTTCGGCGCCGGCTGGCGACCGGAGTGGATCGACGAGGCCGAAAGCCGCTGGGGCGACACGCCGCACTGGGCGCAGTACGCCGAACGCACAGCGACCCTCACCCCCGACGACTGGAACCAGATCGCGACGACCACCAAGCAACTCGACGACGACCTGACCGCCGCCCTTCGCTCCGGCCTCGCCGCGAACTCCTCCGAAGCCAACGCCCTCGCCGAACGCCATCGCGCCCTGCTGACGACGTACTTCGACTGCACCCACTCCATGCACGTCTGCATCGCCCGCAGCTACACAGACGACCCGCGCTACGTCGAGCACTACGACAAAATCGCTCCCGGCCTGTCCACCTGGCTCCGCGACTCCATCTTCTCCAACGCCGCGACCCACGGCATCGACCCCACCTCAGCTGTCTGGGAGTGA
- a CDS encoding endonuclease/exonuclease/phosphatase family protein codes for MGIGRMEAAKDGHNGQVVVASLNTRGMPLRRSRLRARYAAIAAAFETSSVQVVNFQEVLTYYHFRLLAQGLPTFRGVYRPSAAGPAGGVVTFSRLPVESVRYQRSPAPRSTELSLRWRGFLKGALVSRIDGMCFVNVHLLANTDGSWSAENRFHPIHRAQLASFARLLGEVASPCVVTGDFNIPRHKSLVQEFLATTGLADAFDGQCPPTFQAAYLSVGMRSQCIDFALLSGVKATDTELLFPNEKPGLGYVSDHLGLRARLVKSLPDS; via the coding sequence ATGGGGATCGGGCGCATGGAAGCCGCGAAGGATGGGCACAACGGGCAGGTTGTCGTCGCTTCTCTCAACACCCGGGGGATGCCGCTCCGACGTTCGCGGCTCCGGGCCCGGTACGCCGCGATCGCTGCGGCCTTCGAAACGTCTTCGGTGCAGGTCGTGAACTTTCAGGAAGTACTTACTTACTACCACTTCCGCCTGCTGGCGCAAGGCCTGCCGACATTTCGGGGTGTGTACCGGCCGTCGGCGGCTGGGCCGGCCGGCGGGGTGGTGACCTTCTCGCGGTTGCCAGTCGAGTCCGTCCGGTACCAGCGGTCACCGGCGCCGCGGAGTACGGAACTGTCGTTGCGGTGGCGGGGATTTCTGAAAGGCGCGTTGGTCAGCCGGATCGACGGAATGTGCTTCGTCAACGTGCATCTGCTGGCGAACACCGACGGCAGTTGGTCGGCGGAGAACAGGTTCCATCCGATTCATCGGGCGCAACTGGCTTCGTTCGCGCGGCTGCTCGGGGAGGTCGCCTCCCCCTGCGTTGTGACGGGTGACTTCAACATTCCACGGCACAAGTCCTTGGTGCAGGAATTCCTCGCCACGACAGGGTTGGCCGATGCGTTCGACGGCCAGTGTCCCCCGACGTTTCAGGCGGCCTACCTTTCGGTGGGGATGCGGTCGCAGTGCATCGACTTCGCGCTGCTCTCGGGAGTGAAGGCCACCGACACCGAGTTGTTGTTCCCGAACGAGAAGCCGGGATTGGGGTATGTCTCCGACCATCTTGGGCTGCGGGCGCGGCTCGTCAAGTCACTCCCAGACAGCTGA